A single window of Cololabis saira isolate AMF1-May2022 chromosome 24, fColSai1.1, whole genome shotgun sequence DNA harbors:
- the LOC133425218 gene encoding uncharacterized protein LOC133425218 isoform X1, translating to MKFWICLFFILLMVNGVSGKADPYRKLGSSFVLRPDSVTGPLKNITWKHGDNLAVDWSGGDVKCYHIFKGHCSLNKTSGCLTLSNVTPEHSGSYTPIVNYEYENPTEIKIISPVPKPTVSSDCNDEKTHCNLTCEGNIVDDHGPVRPSWILGDNNVTGNKMLKITRENQERFITCVLENPVGFNQSEILLNPLIRTNSIYVILGVATTVGILGAPVLGGLVWCLIRKEKLKADEQNKTGRKEPDEPTVDMELIEVTVDDDDDDNSGAVLLQNQMTRRRSSC from the exons ATGAAGTTCTGGATTTGTCTATTTTTCATTCTACTGATGGTAAATGGCGTTTCTG gTAAAGCAGACCCCTACAGGAAGCTGGGTTCCTCATTTGTCCTTCGTCCAGACTCTGTGACTGGTCCACTCAAAAACATAACTTGGAAACATGGAGATAACCTGGCTGTGGACTGGTCTGGAGGCGATGTCAAATGCTATCATATTTTTAAAG GCCACTGTTCcttgaataaaacatctggatGCCTGACGCTCTCCAATGTGACTCCTGAACACAGCGGCAGCTACACGCCAATAGTCAACTACGAATATGAAAACCCCACTGAAATCAAGATCATCT CTCCAGTCCCCAAACCCACTGTTTCCTCAGACTGCAACGATGAAAAGACCCACTGTAATCTGACCTGTGAAGGCAACATCGTTGATGACCATGGACCAGTCAGGCCTAGCTGGATACTTGGTGACAACAATGTTACTGGAAACAAGATGTTAAAAATAACACGG GAGAACCAGGAACGTTTCATCACCTGTGTGTTGGAAAACCCTGTCGGCTTTAATCAGAGTGAAATCCTGCTCAACCCTCTAATCAGGA CTAATTCCATCTATGTTATACTGGGAGTCGCGACTACCGTGGGTATCCTGGGTGCCCCTGTTCTCGGGGGTCTCGTGTGGTGTCTTATAAGAA AGGAGAAGCTGAAAGCTGATGAACAGAACAAGACGGGAAGGAAAGAACCTG ACGAACCAACAGTTGATATGGAGCTGATAGAGGTCACTgtggatgatgatgacgacgacAACAGTGGAGCTG TTTTACTTCAGAACCAGATGACTAGAAGGAGAAGCAGCTGCTGA
- the LOC133425218 gene encoding uncharacterized protein LOC133425218 isoform X2, protein MKFWICLFFILLMVNGVSGKADPYRKLGSSFVLRPDSVTGPLKNITWKHGDNLAVDWSGGDVKCYHIFKGHCSLNKTSGCLTLSNVTPEHSGSYTPIVNYEYENPTEIKIISPVPKPTVSSDCNDEKTHCNLTCEGNIVDDHGPVRPSWILGDNNVTGNKMLKITRENQERFITCVLENPVGFNQSEILLNPLIRTNSIYVILGVATTVGILGAPVLGGLVWCLIRKEKLKADEQNKTGRKEPDEPTVDMELIEVTVDDDDDDNSGAEPDD, encoded by the exons ATGAAGTTCTGGATTTGTCTATTTTTCATTCTACTGATGGTAAATGGCGTTTCTG gTAAAGCAGACCCCTACAGGAAGCTGGGTTCCTCATTTGTCCTTCGTCCAGACTCTGTGACTGGTCCACTCAAAAACATAACTTGGAAACATGGAGATAACCTGGCTGTGGACTGGTCTGGAGGCGATGTCAAATGCTATCATATTTTTAAAG GCCACTGTTCcttgaataaaacatctggatGCCTGACGCTCTCCAATGTGACTCCTGAACACAGCGGCAGCTACACGCCAATAGTCAACTACGAATATGAAAACCCCACTGAAATCAAGATCATCT CTCCAGTCCCCAAACCCACTGTTTCCTCAGACTGCAACGATGAAAAGACCCACTGTAATCTGACCTGTGAAGGCAACATCGTTGATGACCATGGACCAGTCAGGCCTAGCTGGATACTTGGTGACAACAATGTTACTGGAAACAAGATGTTAAAAATAACACGG GAGAACCAGGAACGTTTCATCACCTGTGTGTTGGAAAACCCTGTCGGCTTTAATCAGAGTGAAATCCTGCTCAACCCTCTAATCAGGA CTAATTCCATCTATGTTATACTGGGAGTCGCGACTACCGTGGGTATCCTGGGTGCCCCTGTTCTCGGGGGTCTCGTGTGGTGTCTTATAAGAA AGGAGAAGCTGAAAGCTGATGAACAGAACAAGACGGGAAGGAAAGAACCTG ACGAACCAACAGTTGATATGGAGCTGATAGAGGTCACTgtggatgatgatgacgacgacAACAGTGGAGCTG AACCAGATGACTAG